From the genome of Scytonema hofmannii PCC 7110, one region includes:
- a CDS encoding chemotaxis protein CheW: METQQKFLSFYLGLKDTAVIPLQHIIEVFQISLMEICAVPQMPGCVLGTYNWRGEMLWVVDLEEMLGYTPVSNDINLFSKLMAIVLQCEGKSLGLLVRQLMDIELLDPTQIKYPESQIFSSDISPFIKGYFINYLEDMIISLDASAILHHSIWKNYN; this comes from the coding sequence TTGGAAACACAGCAAAAGTTTTTAAGTTTTTATTTGGGTCTAAAGGATACAGCTGTTATTCCTTTACAACACATTATCGAAGTCTTTCAAATTTCATTAATGGAAATATGCGCGGTTCCTCAAATGCCTGGTTGTGTTTTAGGGACATATAACTGGCGAGGTGAGATGCTGTGGGTAGTCGATCTTGAGGAGATGCTGGGTTACACACCAGTTTCTAATGATATAAACTTATTTTCAAAACTTATGGCAATTGTTCTGCAATGTGAGGGAAAGTCTTTAGGGCTTTTGGTGCGCCAGCTTATGGATATTGAATTATTAGATCCAACCCAGATAAAATATCCAGAGTCTCAAATTTTTTCTTCAGATATTTCTCCTTTTATCAAAGGATATTTTATTAATTACTTAGAAGATATGATTATTTCTTTAGATGCATCAGCAATTCTGCACCATTCAATTTGGAAAAACTACAATTGA
- a CDS encoding four helix bundle protein, producing the protein MNEHEFKRRTFQIALKAIQLVETIPQNRTGEVIGKQLIRSATSVGANYRSACRGKSTADVIAKLSIVEEEADETIYWLDLIVESGLLSLEKVTKLKSETNEILAMTVASIKTLRIKNQTQNSKPPI; encoded by the coding sequence ATGAATGAGCATGAGTTTAAACGGAGAACTTTTCAGATAGCATTAAAAGCTATCCAATTGGTAGAAACGATCCCTCAAAACCGAACAGGGGAAGTTATTGGAAAACAACTCATTCGGTCAGCAACATCAGTGGGAGCAAACTATCGCTCAGCTTGTCGAGGTAAATCCACTGCTGATGTGATCGCTAAACTCAGCATAGTGGAAGAGGAGGCGGATGAAACTATTTATTGGTTAGATCTAATTGTTGAATCTGGCTTACTATCATTAGAAAAAGTGACAAAATTGAAGTCAGAAACTAATGAGATTTTAGCGATGACTGTTGCTTCCATTAAAACGTTACGTATAAAAAACCAGACTCAAAACTCTAAACCACCAATCTAA
- a CDS encoding GAF domain-containing protein, with translation MTTLYQFNQESEQLDHQLEENKNNHSPGETIVLNIVSEQLKLWRKQIQEIRVQMRQTLDVDVLAKVTVKEVREKLSSDRVLIYRFHSLETGVVIEEAILTGWTPILAENLPSILFGINPNQDSLEPVVIDDINQIDLTPYQKQLLEKFQIKASLSVPIILEGKIWGLLVANSCATAHQWQEVEIGLLSQISTEFSYRLQQIESQKQQQQQTQARIAVAKVIDKVLRVSAIEKVFQTTTQEVRQLLRCDRVGVYRFNPDWSGEFVAESVGSGWVRLVGPDIKTIWEDSHLQDTQGGRYAKGESFAVNDIHKAGHFPCHIEILEQFEVKAYMIVPVFSGAKLWGLLAAYQNSAPREWQPWEVTFLTQIGMQFGVAVTQAEYLEQVRVKSEQLSQIAEQEKALTKIVNRIRQASNVDNIFKTTTQEVRQLLRCDRVAVYRFNPDWSGEFITESVGIGWTRLVAPGNNTVWEDTHLQQTQGSGFAKGETFAINDVYKAKHSACYLEMLEQIETKAYIVAPIFSGAKLWGLLAAYQNSSPRDWEESEVSLIANIGDQLGIALQQAEYLQQLQIQSVKLAEAAEREKAAKELLQQEAIQLLTAVRPALTGDLTVRAPMTEDTLGTIADAYNNTLQALRQIVIQLQNAAQQVVETSGSSNNALGGLTNLAQQQSEEITVALSELQQMLNSTQAVAGSAELVNIAVQRANQTVESGDRAMNLTVEAIQAIRETVAQTSKKIKRLSESSQKISKVVNLISNFATQTNVLALNAAIEATRAGEYGKGFAVVADEVRSLSRQSAAATIEIEKLVQEIQAETGEVAVAMETGIQQVLEGTSLVNETRHNLNAIVTATTEISQLLQRITEATQTQIAQSVSVTTSMKDVAEISNKTFAESKEIATVFQQLSKMAQELLTTASKFKVN, from the coding sequence ATGACTACTTTATATCAATTTAATCAAGAATCAGAACAATTAGATCATCAATTAGAAGAGAATAAAAATAATCATTCACCTGGTGAAACAATAGTATTAAATATAGTTTCTGAGCAATTAAAACTGTGGCGAAAGCAAATACAGGAAATTAGAGTCCAAATGCGCCAAACATTGGATGTCGATGTCCTAGCTAAGGTGACTGTGAAAGAAGTTAGAGAGAAATTGAGTAGCGATCGCGTTCTGATTTATCGCTTTCATTCTCTGGAAACTGGTGTTGTTATAGAAGAAGCAATATTAACAGGTTGGACACCAATATTGGCAGAAAACCTACCATCCATACTTTTTGGTATAAATCCAAATCAAGATTCTTTAGAACCTGTTGTCATAGATGATATTAACCAGATTGACCTTACCCCATATCAGAAACAACTACTGGAGAAATTTCAAATCAAAGCGAGTTTGAGCGTACCAATTATTTTAGAGGGTAAAATTTGGGGTTTGTTAGTAGCTAACTCTTGTGCAACAGCCCATCAATGGCAAGAAGTAGAAATTGGGTTACTCTCTCAAATCTCAACAGAATTTAGTTACAGACTCCAGCAGATTGAATCGCAAAAACAACAACAACAACAAACACAAGCAAGAATTGCTGTAGCCAAAGTCATCGACAAGGTATTGCGGGTATCGGCTATTGAAAAGGTTTTCCAAACCACAACTCAAGAAGTCCGTCAATTGTTGCGATGCGATCGCGTCGGAGTTTACCGTTTCAATCCGGACTGGAGTGGTGAATTTGTAGCAGAATCTGTAGGAAGCGGCTGGGTGAGACTTGTCGGACCAGATATCAAAACAATCTGGGAAGATAGCCACTTGCAAGATACACAAGGTGGTCGCTATGCCAAAGGCGAAAGCTTTGCCGTGAATGACATACATAAAGCAGGGCATTTTCCCTGCCATATTGAGATTTTAGAGCAGTTTGAAGTTAAAGCGTACATGATAGTTCCAGTGTTCTCTGGGGCAAAATTGTGGGGATTGCTGGCGGCGTATCAAAATTCTGCACCTCGTGAATGGCAACCCTGGGAAGTCACTTTTTTAACTCAGATTGGGATGCAATTTGGTGTAGCAGTCACACAAGCAGAATATCTCGAACAAGTACGCGTGAAATCCGAACAGCTCTCTCAGATTGCTGAACAAGAAAAAGCGTTAACTAAGATTGTCAACCGTATCCGACAAGCCTCAAATGTAGATAATATCTTCAAAACCACCACCCAAGAAGTTCGCCAATTACTGCGATGCGATCGCGTCGCAGTTTATCGTTTTAATCCTGACTGGAGTGGCGAGTTTATTACAGAGTCTGTAGGGATCGGTTGGACAAGACTAGTAGCACCTGGTAATAACACTGTTTGGGAAGATACCCACTTACAACAAACCCAGGGAAGTGGTTTTGCCAAAGGGGAAACTTTTGCCATAAATGACGTTTATAAAGCAAAGCACTCTGCATGCTACCTTGAAATGTTGGAGCAGATAGAAACCAAAGCTTACATTGTTGCTCCCATCTTTTCTGGAGCCAAATTATGGGGTTTACTAGCAGCTTATCAAAACTCATCTCCTCGCGATTGGGAAGAATCAGAAGTGAGCTTGATAGCAAACATTGGCGATCAGTTAGGGATAGCCCTACAACAAGCGGAATATTTGCAACAACTACAGATACAGTCGGTGAAACTTGCAGAAGCAGCAGAACGGGAAAAAGCAGCCAAGGAGTTACTGCAACAAGAAGCCATCCAGCTTTTAACAGCAGTCAGACCCGCCCTGACAGGGGACTTGACAGTACGCGCACCGATGACAGAAGACACCCTCGGTACAATAGCCGATGCTTACAACAATACCCTGCAAGCCCTACGGCAAATTGTCATTCAGTTGCAAAACGCAGCCCAACAAGTCGTCGAAACTTCCGGTAGTAGCAACAATGCTTTGGGAGGATTAACAAATTTAGCACAGCAGCAATCAGAAGAAATTACGGTGGCGTTAAGCGAATTACAACAGATGCTAAACTCCACCCAAGCCGTCGCTGGAAGTGCTGAATTGGTCAATATTGCAGTGCAAAGAGCTAACCAGACAGTAGAGTCAGGCGATCGCGCAATGAACTTGACTGTAGAAGCCATTCAAGCAATTCGAGAAACTGTAGCTCAAACCAGTAAAAAGATTAAACGACTCAGTGAATCCTCGCAAAAAATCTCCAAAGTTGTAAATTTGATTAGTAATTTTGCGACCCAAACCAACGTCTTAGCATTAAATGCTGCGATCGAAGCCACCCGTGCGGGTGAATACGGTAAAGGCTTTGCAGTCGTAGCAGATGAAGTCCGTTCATTGTCACGCCAGTCAGCAGCAGCAACTATAGAAATTGAGAAATTAGTTCAAGAAATTCAAGCAGAAACTGGTGAAGTTGCAGTCGCGATGGAAACAGGTATTCAACAAGTCTTAGAAGGGACAAGTTTAGTCAACGAAACCCGACACAATCTCAATGCAATTGTTACAGCTACTACAGAAATTAGCCAGCTTCTACAAAGAATTACAGAAGCTACGCAAACACAAATAGCACAATCTGTTTCAGTTACAACATCCATGAAAGATGTTGCTGAAATTTCCAACAAAACTTTTGCTGAATCCAAAGAAATTGCAACCGTTTTCCAACAGTTATCAAAAATGGCCCAAGAGTTATTAACGACTGCAAGCAAATTTAAAGTCAATTAA
- a CDS encoding hybrid sensor histidine kinase/response regulator, translated as MLTDSFIREQSYAYFLSEVPELLQTIEQELFSLPQDYSIAKVHNLMRAAHTIKGGAAIVELETINKISHSLEDVVRCLYNSEVVIDAELQTLLLQAYECLRLPITAEISGSSINDEEVLQRATSVFAQLHDKLGDALDVDNHIPTSVELGFDIVQSIFETGVQQRLESIAQAIQDLQNTDELADFLRSQAEVFLGLAESLNLSGFGEIAQTTLAALEANPTYTLEIAELALADFQKGQQAILAGDRTDSEPPSVALQKLSQPLIKGFDALLLPQEKEPHTDIAHELTVDTIEDLSVDSPTTSISLRSEITKLYKFLIKAGNTNNKSLTTTEAKRYLKVIRYILGWFNHQFKVPYQELSLVLLVPNLQTENSIEELENWLSQWFEFLTDTEDSYSLCLYRQGITLKIIFAVAKFQYKTSNSDLPVLQALKNKILQVAKEYKNYPPITEQEKNWLDRPKLQRLLEIQKIYPTLVQAHDSLIETIWGEEVVSTSSREESSDESAELPNSLVIRESATIDSAETVAEFVPSDSNLKTDKQLDAKIQPSQNSRPNSFIRVNVESLNTLNYQAGELLICQKRRNLYDEQLGEILEQLFHQLQRHQKTLTQLRELPLQVQNFASKHKQNFSTVDFDALEMDEYTEFNVNLYSAIEETLQLQETTESLDLLIKQSTQIQEKTQRLTLNIIDNLIDVRMIPLGDILNPFPQMVQNLGNLYGKLVDINLSNTKILIEKAIAEKLYAPLLQLVRNAFDHGIELPEIRRKLGKLERGLIEICAYHQGSQTIIEVQDDGQGLDLEKICTKAVELDFISDEDARGYLSQVTEDQLLELLFLPGFSTADKVSEISGRGMGLDIVRSQLHSLNGSIAVQSLPNRGTTFILKIPFSMTTDKLMLVQAGGIVYALLLQSIEKILFPSAHTIKEFEGKKVLHWKTGNDERMVSIRHFSELTYYNSRYISHKNLQSKQINNSTENMKNPVLLLRRNQELLGLEVDQIIGEQELVIRPLGQTISPPKYVYGCSSLANGNMVLVIDAALLLEPSNEMQAVLDTKVLPPVTFQNKALPISASTQQPIPLLASSSTKQGFSLDREQAYQTPKVVLVVDDAISLRQTLSLTLQKFGYQVLQAQNGVEALEELQAHPEIQVIISDLEMPRMNGFELLSHIRHHPNLANLPVVVLTSRSTEKHRRLAQELGAKAYIVKPYLEHEFISTIEGLLTVTSDQ; from the coding sequence ATGCTTACCGATTCTTTCATTCGCGAACAAAGCTACGCGTACTTCCTAAGTGAAGTTCCAGAACTCCTACAAACTATTGAGCAAGAGCTTTTCAGCTTACCGCAAGATTATAGCATTGCTAAAGTACACAACTTAATGCGGGCTGCCCATACAATTAAAGGAGGAGCCGCTATTGTTGAGTTAGAAACTATTAACAAAATTTCTCATTCTTTAGAAGATGTTGTTAGATGTCTTTATAACTCAGAGGTAGTCATTGATGCTGAATTACAAACACTGCTTCTACAAGCTTATGAATGCCTTCGTCTTCCTATAACTGCAGAAATATCAGGTAGCAGTATTAATGATGAGGAAGTTCTTCAACGAGCAACTTCAGTATTTGCACAGTTACATGACAAGTTGGGTGATGCTCTAGATGTTGACAATCATATTCCCACTTCTGTAGAATTGGGATTTGATATTGTACAATCTATATTTGAAACAGGAGTGCAACAACGCCTAGAAAGCATTGCTCAAGCTATTCAAGATTTACAAAATACGGATGAGCTAGCTGATTTTTTACGTTCTCAAGCTGAAGTTTTTCTGGGCTTGGCAGAATCTTTAAATTTATCTGGGTTTGGAGAAATCGCTCAAACAACTCTGGCTGCACTAGAAGCAAATCCAACTTATACGCTTGAAATTGCGGAACTTGCCCTGGCAGATTTTCAAAAGGGACAACAGGCAATTTTGGCAGGCGATCGCACTGATAGCGAGCCTCCTTCTGTAGCTTTACAGAAACTCTCGCAACCCTTAATTAAAGGTTTTGATGCCCTCTTATTACCCCAAGAAAAGGAACCACATACAGATATAGCACATGAGTTAACTGTAGATACAATAGAAGATTTATCTGTTGATTCACCTACCACCAGCATATCATTAAGAAGTGAAATTACTAAATTATATAAATTTTTAATTAAAGCTGGTAACACTAACAATAAATCTTTAACAACTACAGAAGCTAAGCGTTATTTAAAAGTTATCCGCTACATTTTGGGCTGGTTTAATCATCAATTCAAAGTGCCTTATCAAGAACTTAGTTTAGTTCTACTTGTTCCTAACCTACAGACAGAAAATTCTATAGAGGAACTGGAAAACTGGTTATCTCAATGGTTTGAATTTTTAACCGATACAGAGGATAGCTATAGCCTCTGTCTCTACCGCCAAGGCATTACCTTAAAAATTATTTTTGCAGTTGCTAAATTTCAATATAAAACATCCAATAGCGATCTTCCAGTTCTTCAAGCACTCAAAAATAAAATTCTTCAGGTAGCAAAAGAATATAAAAACTATCCTCCTATTACAGAACAAGAGAAAAATTGGTTAGATAGACCAAAATTGCAGAGGCTTTTAGAAATTCAAAAGATATATCCTACATTAGTTCAAGCCCATGACTCTCTAATAGAGACAATATGGGGAGAAGAGGTTGTGAGCACTTCAAGTAGAGAGGAGAGCAGTGATGAATCAGCAGAACTTCCTAACTCATTAGTAATTAGAGAATCAGCAACAATAGATAGCGCCGAGACAGTGGCTGAATTTGTTCCTTCTGATTCTAACTTAAAAACTGACAAGCAACTTGATGCAAAAATTCAACCGTCACAGAATTCTCGACCAAATTCATTTATTAGAGTTAATGTAGAGAGTTTAAATACACTTAATTATCAAGCAGGAGAATTACTAATTTGTCAAAAACGGCGGAATCTGTACGATGAACAGCTTGGAGAAATTCTTGAGCAACTATTTCATCAACTCCAAAGACATCAAAAGACTTTAACCCAGCTACGCGAATTACCACTTCAAGTACAAAATTTTGCATCAAAGCACAAGCAAAATTTTTCTACTGTAGACTTTGATGCTTTAGAGATGGATGAATATACAGAATTTAATGTGAATTTGTACTCAGCAATAGAAGAGACCTTACAACTACAAGAAACAACAGAATCACTTGATTTACTTATTAAACAATCTACACAAATTCAAGAAAAAACACAGCGATTAACACTTAATATTATTGACAATTTAATAGACGTGCGAATGATCCCTTTGGGAGATATTCTCAATCCCTTTCCCCAAATGGTACAAAATTTAGGAAACTTGTATGGCAAACTTGTAGATATAAACCTAAGCAATACAAAGATACTAATAGAGAAAGCAATAGCAGAAAAACTATATGCTCCTTTATTACAATTAGTCCGTAATGCTTTCGATCACGGAATTGAGCTACCAGAAATTCGTCGCAAGTTAGGAAAATTAGAACGAGGTTTAATTGAAATTTGCGCTTATCATCAAGGTAGCCAAACTATTATTGAGGTCCAAGATGATGGACAGGGATTAGATTTAGAGAAAATCTGTACGAAGGCTGTAGAGCTTGATTTTATATCCGATGAAGATGCCAGAGGCTATCTTTCTCAAGTGACTGAAGACCAACTTCTAGAGCTTTTATTTTTGCCTGGATTTTCCACTGCTGATAAAGTCAGTGAAATTTCTGGGCGTGGTATGGGATTAGATATTGTCCGTTCTCAATTACATTCTCTCAATGGTTCGATCGCTGTTCAATCCTTACCCAATCGAGGGACAACATTTATACTGAAAATTCCTTTCTCTATGACTACCGATAAACTTATGCTAGTGCAAGCCGGAGGTATTGTTTATGCTTTACTATTGCAAAGTATTGAAAAAATCCTCTTTCCTTCCGCTCATACAATTAAGGAATTTGAAGGGAAGAAAGTTTTGCACTGGAAAACAGGCAATGATGAACGCATGGTTAGCATCCGTCATTTTTCAGAATTAACTTACTATAACAGTCGTTATATTAGTCACAAAAACTTACAAAGTAAACAAATAAATAATAGCACAGAAAACATGAAGAATCCCGTGCTATTACTAAGACGAAATCAAGAACTTTTGGGTTTAGAAGTTGACCAAATCATCGGTGAACAAGAACTAGTTATTAGACCTTTAGGTCAAACCATCTCTCCGCCCAAATATGTCTATGGCTGTAGTAGTCTAGCCAATGGAAATATGGTTTTGGTAATCGATGCTGCACTGCTGTTAGAACCATCCAACGAGATGCAAGCAGTACTTGATACCAAAGTATTACCACCAGTTACTTTTCAAAATAAGGCTTTACCCATATCAGCTTCAACACAACAACCTATACCCCTACTTGCTTCATCATCAACAAAACAAGGATTTAGTCTCGATCGAGAACAAGCATATCAGACACCAAAAGTAGTTTTGGTGGTAGATGATGCTATTAGTCTGCGCCAAACTCTTTCTTTAACCCTACAAAAGTTTGGTTATCAAGTTTTGCAAGCCCAAAATGGCGTAGAAGCTTTAGAAGAGTTACAAGCACATCCGGAAATTCAAGTTATAATTTCCGACTTAGAAATGCCACGTATGAATGGGTTTGAGCTTTTGTCTCATATTCGACACCACCCAAACTTAGCAAATCTACCTGTAGTTGTTTTGACATCTCGCAGTACAGAAAAGCACCGTCGTCTTGCTCAGGAATTAGGAGCAAAAGCGTATATAGTTAAACCTTACTTAGAGCATGAATTTATTTCAACAATTGAGGGTTTGTTAACAGTGACCAGTGACCAGTGA
- a CDS encoding response regulator transcription factor, whose translation MATVLVVEDALTDMQLLTVYLQYAGYSVVSATNSDEVQEKIEKNQPDVIFLDVILPGKSGFEICRELKTNPNTSKIPVVMCSTKNTDVDKMWGSMLGADAYICKPINQEDLLKTLMQFK comes from the coding sequence ATGGCTACCGTTTTAGTTGTTGAAGATGCCTTAACTGATATGCAACTTCTCACTGTTTACTTACAATATGCAGGTTATTCTGTAGTAAGTGCTACAAATAGTGATGAAGTCCAGGAAAAGATAGAAAAGAATCAACCTGATGTCATTTTTCTTGACGTAATTTTACCTGGTAAAAGTGGTTTTGAAATTTGTCGAGAATTGAAAACCAATCCCAATACTAGTAAAATTCCAGTCGTCATGTGTTCGACTAAAAACACTGATGTTGATAAAATGTGGGGTTCTATGCTAGGAGCTGATGCTTATATCTGTAAACCTATTAATCAGGAAGATTTGTTAAAAACGCTGATGCAATTCAAATAA
- a CDS encoding response regulator: MNKPELLVSNTLLLLSEFKACTQLQFNGKLDIRNTEGQTWTFFYQLGRIVWATGGLHPLRRWYRQMARYCPDLNIQKIQLLLEDISKDDWDYRLLGNLYKTEKIQREQIKTIVENTIAELLFDAIQQANFASVSCERNPATVLEALFSSTGVDISMKLMQDSWQTWLETGLEMISPNLAPILKKPEQLQYQVSASIYKNFITLLNGKSTLRDLAVKMKQSVLPLTRSLFPYIQKGMIELIQVPDLPLQVSGNKNKLTVPSIKSTAPLIACVDDSPQVCQMLEGILLSHGLRCVKIEDSVQALPILIQSKPELIFLDLVMPVANGYEICGQLRRISIFADTPVIILTSSDGVFDRVRAKVAGCTDFITKPIVANKVIAIAQKYLQTPSFNN, encoded by the coding sequence ATGAACAAGCCAGAGCTATTAGTATCTAACACGTTACTGTTACTGAGTGAATTTAAAGCTTGTACGCAGTTACAATTTAATGGCAAATTAGATATCAGAAATACTGAAGGACAGACTTGGACGTTCTTCTATCAATTAGGAAGAATTGTTTGGGCAACAGGAGGGCTTCATCCCTTACGGCGATGGTACAGGCAAATGGCTAGATACTGTCCTGACTTAAATATACAAAAAATACAATTACTCCTGGAGGATATATCAAAAGATGACTGGGATTATCGCCTCTTAGGAAACTTATATAAGACAGAAAAAATCCAGCGCGAACAAATCAAAACAATCGTTGAGAATACAATTGCAGAACTATTGTTTGACGCAATTCAACAAGCAAATTTTGCTTCTGTAAGTTGTGAACGCAACCCAGCAACTGTTCTGGAAGCGCTTTTTAGTTCCACGGGTGTAGACATATCTATGAAGCTTATGCAAGACTCGTGGCAAACTTGGTTAGAAACAGGTTTGGAGATGATATCTCCTAACTTAGCACCGATACTAAAAAAACCAGAGCAACTCCAGTATCAAGTGAGTGCATCTATCTACAAAAACTTTATCACTTTATTAAACGGAAAATCTACTTTGCGAGATTTAGCAGTAAAAATGAAGCAAAGTGTGCTACCTCTGACTCGTTCATTATTTCCTTACATTCAAAAAGGAATGATTGAACTGATACAAGTCCCCGATTTACCTTTACAAGTTAGTGGAAATAAAAACAAATTAACTGTCCCATCAATCAAATCAACTGCTCCCTTAATAGCCTGCGTTGATGATAGCCCTCAAGTTTGTCAAATGCTAGAGGGAATTCTGCTTTCTCATGGGCTAAGGTGTGTAAAAATTGAAGATTCTGTACAAGCTCTACCAATTCTTATTCAAAGCAAACCAGAACTTATCTTTTTAGATTTGGTTATGCCGGTGGCAAATGGTTATGAAATTTGCGGACAGTTGCGGCGAATTTCTATTTTTGCTGACACACCTGTCATTATTTTAACAAGTAGTGATGGTGTTTTTGATAGGGTTCGTGCTAAGGTAGCAGGCTGCACTGATTTTATTACCAAACCTATTGTTGCTAATAAGGTCATAGCCATAGCACAGAAATATTTACAGACACCATCATTTAATAATTAG